In Acidimicrobiia bacterium, one genomic interval encodes:
- a CDS encoding MFS transporter, translated as MKPLRGSIVYLFATRLVINTGYRFVFPFLPAISRGLGVSLEQAGLLVSARSLTGVATPLVVSAIGRGERRIRLTVGGAMMFATGAAVTASTGIYAGALVGFILMGLGKPAFDAAAQAYIADRTPYEKRARFLSIIELTWAGGLLIGAPAAGVLIDRLGWESPFWVTAVLVGSGGLLAPLLLDPDARGKLARPGRLRITRSAVAVLVMALLFSLAAETTVIVYGAWLEDEFALSLAALGLASLVIGFAELVGEGTVLAFADRFGKRRMVAWGVTVSAVGFVALGALGGGLIPGLVALAIAFIAFEITVVATIPLATEVVPGARSRYLALLTVAISLGRAAGDAIGPALFEWGGLVANTTVSAIAGAVAAAVLLAFTDKE; from the coding sequence ATGAAACCGCTGCGGGGCTCGATCGTCTACCTCTTCGCTACCCGGCTGGTGATCAACACCGGGTACCGATTCGTCTTTCCGTTCCTACCGGCGATCTCTCGGGGGCTGGGGGTCTCGCTCGAACAGGCGGGCTTGCTGGTGTCGGCGCGGTCGCTCACCGGGGTGGCCACGCCGCTGGTGGTTTCGGCGATCGGCCGGGGCGAGCGCCGGATCCGCCTGACAGTCGGCGGAGCGATGATGTTCGCAACCGGCGCTGCGGTCACCGCTTCCACCGGCATATACGCCGGGGCACTGGTGGGGTTCATCCTCATGGGGCTCGGCAAGCCGGCGTTCGATGCGGCCGCCCAGGCCTACATCGCCGACCGCACCCCGTACGAGAAGCGGGCGCGCTTCCTGTCCATCATCGAACTAACGTGGGCGGGAGGGCTGCTGATCGGCGCCCCGGCCGCCGGAGTGCTGATCGACCGGCTGGGATGGGAGTCGCCGTTCTGGGTGACCGCGGTGCTGGTGGGCAGCGGCGGGTTGCTGGCTCCCCTGCTGCTCGACCCCGACGCCCGAGGCAAGCTGGCCCGGCCGGGTCGGCTGCGGATCACCCGCTCGGCGGTGGCGGTGCTGGTGATGGCGCTGCTCTTCTCGCTGGCGGCGGAGACCACGGTGATCGTCTACGGGGCCTGGCTCGAAGACGAGTTCGCCCTCTCCCTCGCCGCTCTCGGGCTCGCCTCACTGGTGATCGGTTTCGCCGAACTGGTCGGCGAAGGAACGGTTCTCGCCTTCGCCGACCGCTTCGGCAAGCGGCGGATGGTGGCGTGGGGCGTGACGGTGTCGGCCGTCGGCTTCGTTGCTCTCGGTGCGCTGGGTGGAGGCCTGATCCCCGGGCTGGTAGCGCTGGCGATCGCCTTCATCGCCTTCGAGATCACCGTCGTGGCCACCATCCCCCTCGCCACCGAGGTCGTACCCGGCGCCCGCAGCCGCTACCTCGCGCTGCTCACCGTCGCCATCAGCCTGGGCCGAGCCGCCGGCGACGCCATCGGGCCTGCGTTGTTCGAGTGGGGCGGCCTGGTCGCCAACACCACGGTGTCGGCGATAGCCGGGGCGGTGGCCGCTGCGGT